A window of the Cannabis sativa cultivar Pink pepper isolate KNU-18-1 chromosome X, ASM2916894v1, whole genome shotgun sequence genome harbors these coding sequences:
- the LOC115700360 gene encoding uncharacterized protein LOC115700360, whose translation MASGIGGSPSRPSQDPSSSANNNGDAGSFECNICFELAQDPIVTLCGHLFCWPCLYKWLHLHSRSKDCPVCKALIEEEKLVPLYGRGKSSTDPRSKSIPDDNIPHRPTGQRPETAPPPDPNEFRDHYGIMAGMGGMAGFGGFAPLASARIGNFTLSAAFGGLIPSLFNIQMHGFPDAGMHGGTAGFPHGFSNLFHGGNVHRYHRHPTQGQQDYFLKRLLVFVLICVVLALLWQ comes from the coding sequence ATGGCTAGTGGGATTGGTGGATCACCAAGCAGGCCATCCCAAGACCCTTCTTCCTCTGCTAATAACAATGGTGATGCAGGTAGCTTTGAATGCAACATTTGCTTTGAGTTAGCTCAAGATCCGATTGTGACCTTATGCGGCCATCTTTTTTGCTGGCCTTGCCTTTACAAATGGCTTCACCTTCACTCACGCTCGAAGGATTGCCCAGTTTGCAAGGCCCTTATTGAGGAGGAGAAGTTGGTTCCATTATATGGTAGGGGAAAGTCATCAACTGATCCAAGATCAAAGTCAATTCCTGATGATAACATTCCACACCGTCCCACGGGGCAGAGGCCAGAAACTGCTCCTCCCCCAGACCCAAATGAGTTTCGTGATCATTACGGAATCATGGCAGGCATGGGAGGCATGGCAGGCTTTGGAGGTTTTGCTCCATTGGCAAGTGCTAGAATAGGGAATTTCACATTGTCTGCAGCTTTTGGTGGTCTAATCCCATCTTTATTTAATATTCAGATGCATGGTTTTCCTGATGCTGGAATGCACGGTGGCACAGCCGGTTTTCCTCATGGGTTTTCTAATTTATTTCACGGTGGCAATGTGCATAGGTACCATAGGCACCCAACTCAAGGACAACAGGATTATTTTCTGAAAAGGCTGCTTGTGTTTGTTTTAATATGCGTCGTTCTTGCTCTTTTGTGGCAGTAG
- the LOC133032405 gene encoding uncharacterized protein LOC133032405 has protein sequence MVNTRSSLSPSGSSKLLLDKLKMKKTISEDDNEDLSGGSEGSGDVSVKEVKRKQYNRGNKKVTDDRPLKKLKQVVEYDEDFYDSDDLEVENNESMKEWELYFKHEDRVGGRIIFFPNHENNVIAIINSKLTPSQAKLFRETCFGHFLDMNPIAMQTQLIHSALHREVHQKNPYEMWFKFGSQNFRFSLAEFAVVTGLLCVGDSDMSGYAKKENAFVDKYFSDQQVTIDLCGGEV, from the exons ATGGTTAATACTCGTTCTTCCCTTTCTCCATCTGGTTCATCGAAGCTTCTTCTTGACAAGTTAAAAATGAAGAAAACGATTTCTGAAGATGACAATGAAGATCTTTCTGGTGGTTCTGAGGGCTCTGGTGATGTTTCTGTTAAGGAAGTGAAGAGGAAGCAATATAATCGTGGAAACAAGAAGGTTACTGACGATCGGCCTttgaaaaaattgaaacaaGTTGTTGAATATGATGAGGACTTCTACGACAGTGATGATCTAGAAGTTGAGAACAATGAATCGATGAAG gagTGGGAGTTATATTTCAAGCATGAGGATAGGGTTGGTggaagaataattttttttcctaaccATGAAAACAATGTTATTGCCATTATCAATAGTAAATTGACTCCTTCTCAAGCAAAGCTGTTTCGTGAGACATGTTTTGGACATTTTTTGGACATGAATCCAATTGCAATGCAAACTCAGTTGATTCACAGTGCTTTGCACAGGGAGGTACACCAGAAAAATCCTTATGAAATGTGGTTCAAATTTGGTTCTCAAAATTTCAGGTTTAGTTTGGCTGAGTTTGCTGTTGTGACTGGTTTATTATGTGTTGGTGATTCTGATATGAGTGGTTATGCAAAGAAGGAGAATGCATTTGTGGATAAGTATTTTAGTGATCAACAAGTAACGATCGATCTTTGTGGAGGAGAGGTTTAG
- the LOC133031877 gene encoding uncharacterized protein LOC133031877 isoform X1: MAVLYFVSNCLFTSPNSKKVPNEILNIVGIGDYESFPWGKLVFKKTLHNLRIGLRGVPKKKIGKDIGSKLIDKRKGKAKAIDKESSRTYKLPCFPYAFLVWIYETIPLCQKAGFCEYDSDPEYRICRWLNVGLPNNSAVERKVFSSPKLKGEYIFPTDEERSMLNLSGLEFIEKEDSDVDVDRVGAIGLQSSILNELRRDVKKVIQKQLHFDGSFEGFTSDIKCRFKELELNMISHIDSKIDESLQFYLDLKFNDLKEKFDDLKASQSVVDIRDDSGGDSDDESGLKDGVNVDLAVKDDLVMKEVDDVDLVTENVKDYSIDPVLNLAESGGVLVNEGDTVVEGEGLQNVGDGGLVKEGHTALLGDNDDVPSFDIMGFLSSQPDANADKEKRKKQDEDDHAKFKDLNKKSKDDEDDGDDQGMGGDAVSSIVKEVIKGINEGDDKSKKGGSVTKDDVGGEARKDMVDSSAIDVVVAGVIGSPKLFDSQGTEDSITLSAMEIINEKIETIEGSLKKVRIMLMELTVGQSVSFFVCILVCLLLFMY, encoded by the exons ATGGCGGTGTTGTATTTCGTTTCTAATTGCTTGTTCACAAGCCCTAATTCCAAGAAGGTTCCTAATGAAATACTCAATATTGTTGGGATTGGTGATTATGAGAGTTTTCCTTGGGGAAAATTAGTTTTTAAGAAAACTTTACACAACTTGAGGATTGGTTTGAGGGGTGTACCTAAgaaaaaaataggaaaagaTATTGGTTCTAAGCTTATTGATAAGCGTAAAGGGAAAGCGAAGGCTATTGATAAAGAATCTTCGAGGACTTACAAGTTGCCTTGTTTTCCTTATGCATTTCTTGTTTGGATTTACGAAACTATTCCTCTTTGTCAGAAGGCTGGTTTTTGTGAATATGATAGTGATCCAGAATATAGGATTTGTAGATGGTTGAATGTGGGTCTTCCTAATAATAGTGCTGTTGAGAGAAAAGTTTTTTCATCTCCTAAg CTGAAAGGTGAATATATATTTCCTACAGATGAAGAGAGATCAATGCTTAATCTATCTGGTCTTGAGTTTATTGAGAAGGAAGATTCAGATGTTGATGTTGATCGAGTTGGTGCGATTGGTTTAcaatcttctattttaaatgagTTAAGGAGGGACGTTAAAAAAGTAATTCAAAAGCAATTACATTTTGATGGGTCTTTTGAGGGTTTTACATCAGATATTAAGTGTAGATTCAAGGAGTTGGAACTCAATATGATTTCCCACATAGATTCTAAGATTGATGAAAGTTTGCAATTTTACTTGGATTTGAAATTTAATGACTTGAAAGAAAAGTTTGATGATTTAAAAGCTTCTCAGAGTGTCGTGGATATCCGTGATGATAGTGGTGGTGATAGTGATGAT GAATCTGGTTTGAAAGATGGTGTTAATGTTGATTTGGCAGTGAAGGAT GATCTAGTTATGAAAGAGGTTGATGATGTAGATTTGGTTACTGAAAATGTTAAAGATTATTCTATT GATCCTGTTTTAAATCTTGCTGAAAGTGGTGGTGTGTTGGTTAATGAGGGAGACACTGTTGTAGAG GGTGAAGGTTTACAAAATGTTGGAGATGGTGGTTTGGTTAAAGAAGGACACACTGCTTTACTG GGTGATAATGATGATGTTCCAAGTTTTGATATAATGGGTTTTCTTTCATCTCAGCCCGATGCTAATGCTGATAAAGAGAAGAGGAAAAAACAAGATGAAGATGATCATGCTAAGTTTAAAGATTTAAATAAGAAATCAAaggatgatgaagatgatggtGATGACCAG gGTATGGGTGGTGATGCTGTTTCTTCTATTGTCAAGGAAGTTATAAAGGGAATTAATGAGGGTGATGACAAATCTAAAAAAGGTGGATCAGTTACCAAGGATGATGTTGGTGGTGAAGCAAGAAAAGATATGGTTGATTCATCTGCAATTGATGTTGTTGTGGCTGGTGTCATTGGATCTCCTAAGTTGTTTGATAGTCAAGGTACAGAAGATAGTATTACTTTGTCAGCCATGGAgatcattaatgaaaaaattgaaactaTTGAAGGAAGCCTCAAAAAGGTACGTATAATGTTAATGGAATTAACAGTTGGTCAAAgtgtttctttttttgtttgtatATTGGTTTGTTTATTATTGTTTATGTATTAA
- the LOC133031877 gene encoding uncharacterized protein LOC133031877 isoform X2, translating to MAVLYFVSNCLFTSPNSKKVPNEILNIVGIGDYESFPWGKLVFKKTLHNLRIGLRGVPKKKIGKDIGSKLIDKRKGKAKAIDKESSRTYKLPCFPYAFLVWIYETIPLCQKAGFCEYDSDPEYRICRWLNVGLPNNSAVERKVFSSPKLKGEYIFPTDEERSMLNLSGLEFIEKEDSDVDVDRVGAIGLQSSILNELRRDVKKVIQKQLHFDGSFEGFTSDIKCRFKELELNMISHIDSKIDESLQFYLDLKFNDLKEKFDDLKASQSVVDIRDDSGGDSDDESGLKDGVNVDLAVKDDLVMKEVDDVDLVTENVKDYSIDPVLNLAESGGVLVNEGDTVVEGEGLQNVGDGGLVKEGHTALLPDANADKEKRKKQDEDDHAKFKDLNKKSKDDEDDGDDQGMGGDAVSSIVKEVIKGINEGDDKSKKGGSVTKDDVGGEARKDMVDSSAIDVVVAGVIGSPKLFDSQGTEDSITLSAMEIINEKIETIEGSLKKVRIMLMELTVGQSVSFFVCILVCLLLFMY from the exons ATGGCGGTGTTGTATTTCGTTTCTAATTGCTTGTTCACAAGCCCTAATTCCAAGAAGGTTCCTAATGAAATACTCAATATTGTTGGGATTGGTGATTATGAGAGTTTTCCTTGGGGAAAATTAGTTTTTAAGAAAACTTTACACAACTTGAGGATTGGTTTGAGGGGTGTACCTAAgaaaaaaataggaaaagaTATTGGTTCTAAGCTTATTGATAAGCGTAAAGGGAAAGCGAAGGCTATTGATAAAGAATCTTCGAGGACTTACAAGTTGCCTTGTTTTCCTTATGCATTTCTTGTTTGGATTTACGAAACTATTCCTCTTTGTCAGAAGGCTGGTTTTTGTGAATATGATAGTGATCCAGAATATAGGATTTGTAGATGGTTGAATGTGGGTCTTCCTAATAATAGTGCTGTTGAGAGAAAAGTTTTTTCATCTCCTAAg CTGAAAGGTGAATATATATTTCCTACAGATGAAGAGAGATCAATGCTTAATCTATCTGGTCTTGAGTTTATTGAGAAGGAAGATTCAGATGTTGATGTTGATCGAGTTGGTGCGATTGGTTTAcaatcttctattttaaatgagTTAAGGAGGGACGTTAAAAAAGTAATTCAAAAGCAATTACATTTTGATGGGTCTTTTGAGGGTTTTACATCAGATATTAAGTGTAGATTCAAGGAGTTGGAACTCAATATGATTTCCCACATAGATTCTAAGATTGATGAAAGTTTGCAATTTTACTTGGATTTGAAATTTAATGACTTGAAAGAAAAGTTTGATGATTTAAAAGCTTCTCAGAGTGTCGTGGATATCCGTGATGATAGTGGTGGTGATAGTGATGAT GAATCTGGTTTGAAAGATGGTGTTAATGTTGATTTGGCAGTGAAGGAT GATCTAGTTATGAAAGAGGTTGATGATGTAGATTTGGTTACTGAAAATGTTAAAGATTATTCTATT GATCCTGTTTTAAATCTTGCTGAAAGTGGTGGTGTGTTGGTTAATGAGGGAGACACTGTTGTAGAG GGTGAAGGTTTACAAAATGTTGGAGATGGTGGTTTGGTTAAAGAAGGACACACTGCTTTACTG CCCGATGCTAATGCTGATAAAGAGAAGAGGAAAAAACAAGATGAAGATGATCATGCTAAGTTTAAAGATTTAAATAAGAAATCAAaggatgatgaagatgatggtGATGACCAG gGTATGGGTGGTGATGCTGTTTCTTCTATTGTCAAGGAAGTTATAAAGGGAATTAATGAGGGTGATGACAAATCTAAAAAAGGTGGATCAGTTACCAAGGATGATGTTGGTGGTGAAGCAAGAAAAGATATGGTTGATTCATCTGCAATTGATGTTGTTGTGGCTGGTGTCATTGGATCTCCTAAGTTGTTTGATAGTCAAGGTACAGAAGATAGTATTACTTTGTCAGCCATGGAgatcattaatgaaaaaattgaaactaTTGAAGGAAGCCTCAAAAAGGTACGTATAATGTTAATGGAATTAACAGTTGGTCAAAgtgtttctttttttgtttgtatATTGGTTTGTTTATTATTGTTTATGTATTAA